One window from the genome of Glycine soja cultivar W05 chromosome 12, ASM419377v2, whole genome shotgun sequence encodes:
- the LOC114378906 gene encoding uncharacterized protein LOC114378906: protein MPFGEALQQMPLYAKFLKDMLTRKNKYIHSDSIVVEGNCSAVIQHILPPKHKDSGCVTIPCSIGEVSVGKALINLGASINLMSLSMCRRLGELEIMPTRMTLQLADRSITRPYGVIEDVLVRVKHLIFPADFIVMDIEEDADIPLILGRPFMSIESCVVDMGKKKLEIVPASTSFSQLLSAIQMTSRKRKAPASVSQARYDRSRFVSQDAWDRYADNVLGRKILLERNVKLYITEFDEFRR, encoded by the exons atgccctttggagaagctctACAGCAGATGCCGCTCTATGCTAAATTTCTAAAAGACATGCTAACTAGGAAGAATAAGTACATCCATAGTGACAGCATAGTTGTGGAGGGAAACTGCAGCGCCGTAATTCAACATATCCTTCCACCAAAACATAAAGATTCAGGCTGCgtcactataccttgttctatagGTGAAGTTTCTGTTGGCAAAGCTCTTATTAATTTGGGAGCCAGTATTAATTTGATGTCGCTTTCCATGTGCCGGAGACTtggagagttggagataatgCCTACTAGGATGACTTTACAGTTAGCAGATCGCTCCATCACCAGACCTTATGGAGTGATTGAGGATGTTCTGGTTCGAGTCAAGCATCTTATCTTTCCTGCTGACTTCATTGTAATGGACATTGAGGAAGATGCAGATATTCCCTTAATTTTGGGACGTCCATTTATGTCTATTGAAAGCTGTGTAGTGGACATGGGGAAGAAAAAGTTAGAAATAG TGCCTGCATCTACTTCCTTTTCACAACTACTTTCAGCAATCCAA atGACTTCCCGAAAGAGAAAAGCACCAGCTTCAGTGTCCCAAGCTAGGTATGATAGATCAAGATTTGTATCCCAAGATGCCTGGGACCGCTACGCAGACAATGTCCTTGGTCGGAAGATCCTTCTGGAAAGGAATGTGAAGTTGTACATTACAGAATTTGATGAATTCAGGAGATAA